A part of Paenibacillus sp. IHBB 10380 genomic DNA contains:
- a CDS encoding BlaI/MecI/CopY family transcriptional regulator codes for MKNVPHISDAEWEVMKILWAKTPCTANEVIEALEGQTDWKPNTIRTLLNRLAQKQAISYSQKNRVYAYFPLVSEDECVKSETKSFLKRIYGGAFKPLLVNFLKEEQLSPEDIKELKNILDDKTE; via the coding sequence GTGAAAAATGTTCCCCATATATCCGATGCGGAATGGGAAGTAATGAAAATTCTCTGGGCAAAAACACCATGCACGGCAAACGAAGTGATTGAGGCTTTAGAAGGTCAAACGGATTGGAAACCTAATACAATAAGAACGCTTTTAAACAGATTAGCTCAAAAACAAGCCATTTCCTATTCACAAAAAAACAGGGTATATGCTTATTTCCCGTTAGTATCCGAAGACGAATGTGTAAAGTCCGAGACCAAGTCCTTCCTAAAAAGAATCTACGGCGGCGCATTTAAGCCGTTGCTTGTTAACTTTTTGAAAGAAGAACAGCTATCTCCGGAAGATATTAAAGAATTAAAAAACATCCTTGACGACAAAACAGAATAA